A single window of Micrococcaceae bacterium Sec5.1 DNA harbors:
- a CDS encoding ROK family protein — translation MTSAPGHHGGKDAPAQDAGNLSRAGDLFQLLRDGQARTRAELALTTGLARSTVASRIDALIGSGLVGPAGEATSSGGRPPSRFAFNPAARVVLAVDVGATHVIVAVTDLGGSVLAERRLTQEVAAGPDVVLGQVINAGRALLTEAGRELGDLAGIGIGLPGPVEHATGRPVKPPIMPGWDGFDVVPYVQRSLPVPVLVDNDVNIMALGERTAYWPDHENFLFIKVATGIGAGIISSGQLQRGANGTAGDLGHVRVPRGDDVLCRCGNYGCLEALASGPAVARQLKAQGLEAATGADVLRLVGEGNLQAIQALRQAGRDVGDVLATVVNLLNPSMIIIGGSVGEAGEHLVAGIREVVYRRSLPLATTHLRIGISMAGDRAAILGASQMVTQYVLSPAVIEATLQATG, via the coding sequence ATGACCTCAGCACCCGGACACCACGGCGGAAAAGACGCCCCCGCGCAGGACGCCGGTAACCTTTCACGTGCCGGGGACCTCTTCCAGCTCCTGCGGGACGGCCAAGCCCGGACCCGTGCTGAACTTGCCCTCACCACAGGACTCGCCCGCTCCACCGTCGCCTCCCGCATTGACGCCCTGATCGGATCCGGCCTCGTAGGGCCCGCCGGGGAGGCCACATCAAGTGGCGGAAGGCCGCCGTCGCGCTTTGCCTTCAACCCCGCCGCCCGCGTGGTCCTGGCCGTCGACGTCGGAGCGACCCACGTGATTGTGGCCGTCACCGACCTTGGTGGAAGTGTCCTGGCCGAACGCAGGCTGACGCAGGAAGTCGCCGCGGGTCCTGATGTTGTCCTTGGCCAGGTCATCAACGCCGGACGTGCGCTGCTGACCGAAGCCGGTCGTGAACTTGGCGACCTCGCCGGCATTGGCATCGGACTGCCCGGCCCCGTGGAACACGCGACCGGACGGCCGGTCAAGCCGCCCATCATGCCTGGCTGGGACGGATTCGACGTCGTTCCTTATGTCCAGCGCTCGCTGCCGGTTCCCGTGCTGGTGGACAACGACGTCAACATCATGGCGCTCGGCGAACGCACGGCATACTGGCCCGACCACGAGAATTTCCTGTTCATCAAAGTGGCCACTGGCATCGGCGCAGGCATCATCAGCAGTGGTCAGCTACAGCGCGGCGCCAATGGCACTGCCGGCGACCTCGGCCACGTACGGGTGCCCCGTGGCGACGACGTCCTCTGCCGCTGCGGCAACTACGGGTGCCTCGAAGCGCTCGCCTCAGGTCCCGCCGTCGCCCGCCAGCTCAAGGCTCAAGGTCTCGAAGCCGCCACGGGCGCAGATGTCCTACGGCTGGTGGGCGAAGGAAATTTGCAGGCCATCCAGGCGCTGCGGCAGGCGGGACGGGACGTCGGCGATGTGCTGGCCACCGTGGTTAACCTGCTCAATCCGTCCATGATTATCATCGGCGGCAGCGTGGGAGAGGCCGGCGAACACCTCGTTGCCGGCATTCGCGAGGTTGTCTACCGTCGTTCACTGCCGTTGGCCACTACGCACCTTCGGATCGGTATTTCCATGGCCGGTGATCGCGCCGCAATCCTGGGCGCCAGCCAGATGGTGACGCAGTACGTGCTCTCGCCGGCAGTGATTGAAGCCACGCTCCAAGCCACGGGATAG
- a CDS encoding sugar phosphate isomerase/epimerase yields the protein MSYSIQLYTVRKALEEDLAGTIQRLAEIGFTMVEPYRFVAKAEELKQALTENNLTGPSGHAPLLSDDQDAIFAAAKHLGIGTVIDPHVPIERWNTIEDIKATAEQLNAAAAKGSEYGVRVGYHNHWWEVESVIDGKTAIEHLADHLNPEVVLELDTYWAAVGGQNPAELLARLGDRVKFIHIKDGPVTPDPSSQLAVGAGQMPIWDVLNAAGSLEAAVVELDDFQGDMFDAVEDSYNYLSAGKVSA from the coding sequence GTGTCATATTCGATCCAGCTCTACACGGTCCGAAAGGCCCTTGAAGAGGATCTGGCGGGAACCATCCAGCGCTTGGCCGAGATCGGCTTCACCATGGTTGAGCCATACCGTTTCGTTGCCAAGGCCGAAGAACTCAAGCAGGCATTGACGGAGAACAACCTCACCGGTCCGTCCGGCCACGCTCCTTTGCTCAGCGATGACCAGGACGCAATCTTTGCTGCTGCAAAGCACTTGGGCATCGGAACTGTTATTGACCCGCATGTCCCGATCGAGCGCTGGAACACGATCGAAGACATCAAAGCAACCGCGGAACAGCTCAACGCGGCTGCCGCCAAGGGATCCGAATACGGTGTCCGCGTCGGTTATCACAACCACTGGTGGGAAGTTGAGTCCGTCATTGACGGCAAAACGGCAATCGAACACTTGGCCGACCACCTCAACCCCGAGGTCGTCCTTGAATTGGACACGTACTGGGCTGCAGTCGGTGGTCAGAATCCCGCCGAACTCCTGGCCCGGCTTGGTGATCGGGTCAAGTTCATCCACATCAAGGACGGTCCCGTAACCCCCGATCCGTCGAGCCAGCTCGCCGTTGGTGCCGGTCAGATGCCTATCTGGGACGTCTTGAACGCTGCCGGATCACTTGAAGCAGCGGTCGTGGAACTGGACGACTTCCAAGGCGACATGTTCGACGCCGTGGAAGACAGCTACAACTACCTCAGCGCTGGGAAGGTGTCCGCATGA